From Candidatus Eremiobacterota bacterium, one genomic window encodes:
- the truB gene encoding tRNA pseudouridine(55) synthase TruB, with protein MLGFLNLFKPAGPSSTQFGARLRRIYRDPAGKLAIGHLGTLDPQAAGVLPVALGKATRLLPLIADRRKGYVCTLVLGVATATGDATGETLVEREVPGDVDQRLARAVPAFLGSISQVPPMYSAVMSEGKRLYDLARAGKTVERAARTITVYALRVLGREENVVRLRIACSEGTYVRTLCEDLAAACGTVGHMGALLREASGPFVLSESRLLEDVERDPGGALVPPERVIPIPTVVLDGRGATDFRAGRMVPLAQPPAEKHVFVRDSARALVGVGETVGALLAPRKVFL; from the coding sequence GTGCTCGGTTTTCTGAACCTGTTCAAGCCGGCGGGCCCGTCGTCGACGCAGTTCGGCGCGCGGTTGCGCAGAATTTATCGCGATCCCGCGGGGAAGCTTGCGATCGGGCATCTCGGGACGCTCGATCCGCAAGCGGCGGGCGTGCTGCCGGTGGCGCTCGGCAAGGCGACGCGGCTGCTGCCGCTGATCGCGGACCGGCGCAAAGGGTATGTGTGCACGCTCGTGCTCGGCGTCGCGACCGCGACCGGGGATGCGACCGGTGAAACGCTGGTCGAGCGCGAGGTTCCGGGTGACGTCGACCAACGGCTCGCGCGGGCGGTTCCGGCGTTTCTCGGCTCGATCTCGCAGGTGCCGCCGATGTACAGCGCGGTGATGAGCGAAGGGAAGCGGCTGTACGATCTGGCGCGGGCGGGGAAGACCGTCGAGCGCGCGGCGCGCACGATCACCGTGTACGCGCTGCGCGTGCTCGGGCGCGAGGAGAACGTCGTTCGGCTGCGGATCGCGTGCAGCGAAGGGACGTACGTGCGCACGCTGTGCGAGGATCTTGCGGCGGCGTGCGGGACGGTGGGGCACATGGGCGCGCTGTTGCGCGAGGCGTCAGGGCCGTTCGTGCTCTCGGAAAGCCGTCTGCTCGAAGACGTCGAGCGCGATCCGGGCGGGGCGCTCGTTCCGCCGGAGCGCGTCATCCCGATTCCGACCGTCGTGCTCGACGGCCGCGGGGCGACCGATTTTCGGGCCGGGCGGATGGTGCCGCTCGCGCAGCCGCCCGCGGAGAAGCACGTCTTCGTGCGCGACTCGGCGCGCGCGCTGGTCGGCGTCGGCGAGACCGTCGGCGCGCTGCTCGCGCCGCGCAAGGTGTTCTTGTGA